Within the Streptosporangiales bacterium genome, the region GTGACCGTCGGCGGCCACCGCTGACCCGCCCGCCCGTCAGGCGCGGCCGCTGCGGTCGCTCGCGGCCATCGTGAGCAGCTCGTCGGCGTGTGCCCGGCCGAGCTCGGAGTCCTCCAGGCCGGCCAGCATCCTGGCGAGCTCGCGGACGCGGCCCGGGTCGTCGAGCACGGTCACACCGCTGGTGGTGAACGCGCCGTCGGCGTCCTTGCGGACGAGCAGGTGGCGGTCGGCGAACGCCGCCACCTGCGGCAGGTGGGTCACCACGATCACCTGCGACGTGGCCGCGAGGCGGGCCAGCCTGCGGCCGACCTCGACCGCGGCCTTGCCGCCGACGCCCGCGTCGACCTCGTCGAAGACGAACGTGGGCACGGGATCGGCGCCGGCGAACACGACCTCGACGGCGAGCATCACCCGGGACAGCTCGCCGCCCGACGCACCGCGGTGCAGCGGCCTGGCCGGCGCGCCCGGGTGTGGCGTCAGCAGCATCTCGACGTCGTCGCGGCCGTACGCCCCGCGGCGGTCGCCAGGCGTGACGGTGACCTCGACCTTCGCGTCCGGCATGGCCAGGTCGGTGAGCTCGGCCGACACCTGCTCGGCGAACCTGCGCGCCGCCTTGGTGCGCGCCTTGGTGAGGCGCTCCGCGAGGTCGTCGAGCTCGGTGTCGAGCCGCTGGGCCTCGGCGCGCAGCTCCTCGATCCGCTCGTCGTCACCCTCCAGGCCGGCGAGCCGGGCGGCGGCGTCGCGTGCCCACGCCAGGACGGCGTCGGCGTCGTCGCCGTACTTGCGGGTCAGGGCGGTGATCGCCGCGCGGCGATCCTGGACGCCGTCGAGGCGGGTGGGGTCGGACTCGACCGACGCGGCGTACGACGCCAGGTCGGCGCCGACGTCGGCCAGCAGGTAGCCCGCCTCGGCCAGCCGGTCGGAGATCTCGGCGAGCTGCGCGTCGTGCTCCCGCATCACCTCGAGGGCATGCCGCGCCGAACCGACGAGGGCGGACGCGTCGATCCCCTCCGGCTCGAGCGCCGGGTCGCCGAGCAGCGCGGTGTGCGCCTGTTCAGCGGCCGTGCGCAGCGCGTCGGCGTGCTCGAGGCGCTGCGCCTCGGCAGCCAGCTCGGTGTCCTCGCCGGACCTCGGGTCGACCCGCTCGACCTCGGTGAGGCCGAGCCTGAGCAGGTCGGCCTCCTGGGCACGTTCGCGCGCACGGGTGGTCAGCTCGGTCAGCTCGGCCGTGACGGTGCGGTGCTGGTCGTAGCGTTCCTGGTACTGAGCGAGCGGCTTCGCGACCGCCGGTCCGGCGCACTTGTCGAGCGCCGCCCGCTGCCGCGCCGGTTGGAGCAGCCGCTGCTGGTCGGCCTGGCCGTGGACCGCCACGAGGTCGGCACCCACCTCCGCCAGCAGCGAGGCGGGCACAGCACGACCGCCGAGGTACGCGCGGGACCGTCCCTCGGCGCCGACGGTGCGCGCGACGATCAGCACGTCGTCGTCGAGCTCGCCGCCCGCCTCGACGGCACGTGCGGCCACCTCGCCGTCGGCGCCGACGACGAGCCTGCCCTCGACCGCGACCTTGGCGTGGCCGGACCGCACCCGCCCGGCGTCGGCACGTCCGCCGAGCAGCAGGCCGAGCGCGGTCACCACCATCGTCTTGCCTGCGCCGGTCTCGCCGGTCAGCACCGTGAGCCCCGGTGCGAGGTCGAGTGCCGCCTCGTCGATCACGCCGAGGCCCTCGATGCGTACCTCTTCGAGCATCAGCCACCCACCGCGTCGTCGATCTCCTTGTCGTCGGCGACCTGTCCACGCCAGCCCTGCAC harbors:
- the recN gene encoding DNA repair protein RecN — translated: MLEEVRIEGLGVIDEAALDLAPGLTVLTGETGAGKTMVVTALGLLLGGRADAGRVRSGHAKVAVEGRLVVGADGEVAARAVEAGGELDDDVLIVARTVGAEGRSRAYLGGRAVPASLLAEVGADLVAVHGQADQQRLLQPARQRAALDKCAGPAVAKPLAQYQERYDQHRTVTAELTELTTRARERAQEADLLRLGLTEVERVDPRSGEDTELAAEAQRLEHADALRTAAEQAHTALLGDPALEPEGIDASALVGSARHALEVMREHDAQLAEISDRLAEAGYLLADVGADLASYAASVESDPTRLDGVQDRRAAITALTRKYGDDADAVLAWARDAAARLAGLEGDDERIEELRAEAQRLDTELDDLAERLTKARTKAARRFAEQVSAELTDLAMPDAKVEVTVTPGDRRGAYGRDDVEMLLTPHPGAPARPLHRGASGGELSRVMLAVEVVFAGADPVPTFVFDEVDAGVGGKAAVEVGRRLARLAATSQVIVVTHLPQVAAFADRHLLVRKDADGAFTTSGVTVLDDPGRVRELARMLAGLEDSELGRAHADELLTMAASDRSGRA